ATAATATAACTCTCACTTCTCATATTTAAGTTCCTAAATTTTGTAccatagttttaaatatatttaatatcacTCTTAGATATCATTTGTGACGATTTAAGCCGTTATGTGAAACAACAATTCAATAATCGGTCTAGTAGTTACTAACGTTTTTGGATTACAATGTGTAAATTTTAACATAGATTATTGGTTTTGTTATGTAATGCAGGGAAAGTGTTTGTGTACTGGCTAGGCATAGAGCCGTTTGTGTACGTGGCTGATCCTGAATTCTTGAGTGTAATGTCGAAAGGTGTATTGGGGAAGAGTTGGGGAAAGCCAAATGTTTTCAAGAAAGACAGAGAGCCAATGTTTGGTACAGGTTTGGTTATGGTCGAAGGTGATGTTTGGACACGACATCGCCACATCATTACTCCTGCATTTGCCCCTATTAATCTTAAGGTATGATTAGAAATCTGCAAGTTGTTTAACATGGTAGAGTCCAAAAGATAGAAAATTATCAGGGTGTGACTAATCTAGTTCAACAAGTTAGACTTTATAGTCATGTTCTAAAAGCATGAGCCACAGTTTTTCCATGACAGAAATTTCATGGTCTTATGGTGTTGAAAAGACTTGTTCAAATCAAAGACTAGTAGTAAAATGTTTCTCCTTTTCTCATTACTTTTAAATGACCGTTTTAATAGGCTATGACAAGTATGATGGTGGAATCAATCTCCAACATGTTGGACCGATGGGCCATACAGATAAACTCAGGCAATCCTGAATTCGACATGGAGAACGAGATCATAGGAACAGCCGGTGAGATCATTGCTAAGACAAGCTTCGGAGTCAAGGGGGAAAACGGAGCTCAAGTCCTCAAAAACCTAAGAGCCGTGCAATTCGCTCTCTTCAACTCAAATCGCTACGTAGGGGTGCCGTTTAGCAACATTTTGGCATACAAGCAAACCCTCAAAGCTAGAGAGTTAGGCAAAGAGATCGATGGTCTCCTTTTGTCGATCATAAATGAACGGAAGAGATCTTTGGTCGAAGGAGATGACCAACATGATCTTCTAGGAATGTTGCTTAAAGCCGATAAAGGAAAGTTTACGGCGACGGAACTTGTAGATGAATGCAAAACATTCTTCTTCGCTGGCCACGAGACAACGGCTTTAGCGCTAACGTGGACGTTCATGCTTCTTGCGATTCATCCCGAGTGGCAAGACACGCTTAGAGACGAGATAAGACAAGTCATTGGAGATTCCGAGATTGACTATAACAAACTTGCCGGACTAAAGAAGGTACGTAACCAAAAAAGTACTCCACGTGGA
The window above is part of the Raphanus sativus cultivar WK10039 unplaced genomic scaffold, ASM80110v3 Scaffold0973, whole genome shotgun sequence genome. Proteins encoded here:
- the LOC130503482 gene encoding cytokinin hydroxylase-like, which translates into the protein MDQLLVMSRFGYMFINVLVLVFSLMFLKLLLRCWILPVRAQKKLRENGFSGPPPSFPLGNLSDMKKLKTAMVMVESKSSTIINHDIHSTALPHFALWQQQYGKVFVYWLGIEPFVYVADPEFLSVMSKGVLGKSWGKPNVFKKDREPMFGTGLVMVEGDVWTRHRHIITPAFAPINLKAMTSMMVESISNMLDRWAIQINSGNPEFDMENEIIGTAGEIIAKTSFGVKGENGAQVLKNLRAVQFALFNSNRYVGVPFSNILAYKQTLKARELGKEIDGLLLSIINERKRSLVEGDDQHDLLGMLLKADKGKFTATELVDECKTFFFAGHETTALALTWTFMLLAIHPEWQDTLRDEIRQVIGDSEIDYNKLAGLKKMSWVMNEVLRLYPPAPNAQRQARKDIEVNGRVIPNGSNIWIDVVAMHHDPELWGDDVNEFRPERFDGSLHGGCKNKMGFMPFGFGGRMCIGRNLTTMEYKIVLSLVLSRFEISVSPGYRHSPKYMLSLRPGYGLPLIVRPL